A section of the Phaseolus vulgaris cultivar G19833 chromosome 8, P. vulgaris v2.0, whole genome shotgun sequence genome encodes:
- the LOC137827009 gene encoding lysM domain-containing GPI-anchored protein 1-like yields MTNQHPILHCTFLLFLLYLLLNAAPTSCKFTIEPCSDDNSCNALLGYTLYTDLKVSEVASLFQIDPIGLLTANAIDISYSDVEHRILPSKLFLKIPITCSCADGIRKSVSAHYRTRPSDTLSSIADSVYGGLVSPDQLREANSIADPSVLDVDQNLVVPLPCTCFNGSDNSLPSIYLSYVVKPIDTLAAIAARYFTTLTDLMNVNDMGSAAISDGDILAVPIPACASNFPKYATDFGLLVPNGSYTIAASHCVQCSCGPQNLDLYCIPSSLAVSCSSMQCKRSNLILGNVTVQQMSSGCNVTSCNYDGFVNGNILTTMSSSLEPHCPGPRRFPPLIAPPTSVTRESVVAFPPSLSPSQTPLLSQSPSSQSEGTGLTAPKSSVMPATRSFPGFSPANGPVGRIASASPSLANPIPIWMPSFMLFLIKLMIPVAF; encoded by the exons ATGACAAATCAACATCCCATTTTGCATTGTACTTTCCTTTTGTTTCTCTTGTACCTTCTACTCAATGCAGCTCCTACGAGTTGCAAGTTCACCATTGAGCCATGCTCTGACGATAACTCGTGCAATGCGCTTCTTGGCTACACCCTTTACACTGATCTCAAGGTCTCTGAGGTTGCTTCTCTCTTCCAAATAGACCCTATTGGACTTCTCACTGCCAATGCCATTGACATCTCGTACTCTGATGTTGAGCATCGCATTCTCCCTTCCAAACTCTTCCTCAAGATCCCTATCACATGTTCCTGTGCTGATGGGATTAGAAAATCAGTGTCTGCCCATTACAGGACTCGTCCTTCTGATACTCTCTCTTCCATTGCAGATTCAGTGTATGGAGGTCTGGTATCCCCTGATCAGCTTAGGGAGGCTAACTCCATAGCTGACCCTTCGGTGCTTGATGTGGATCAGAACCTTGTGGTGCCACTTCCATGCACTTGCTTCAATGGCAGTGATAATTCTTTGCCTTCAATTTACCTCTCCTATGTGGTAAAGCCAATTGATACTCTGGCTGCCATTGCAGCTAGATATTTCACTACACTTACTGATTTGATGAATGTTAATGACATGGGGAGTGCAGCTATCTCTGATGGAGATATTCTTGCTGTTCCAATTCCTG CTTGTGCATCAAATTTTCCAAAATATGCCACTGATTTTGGCTTGCTTGTCCCTAATGGAAGCTATACCATTGCAGCTAGTCACTGTGTGCAGTGTAGCTGTGGACCACAAAATTTAGA TTTATACTGTATTCCCTCTTCTCTAGCTGTCTCTTGCTCCAGCATGCAATGCAAAAGAAGCAATCTTATACTTGGGAATGTTACCGTGCAACAGATGAGCTCAGGATGCAATGTGACATCGTGCAATTATGATGGTTTTGTCAATGGCAACATATTAACAAC GATGTCCTCATCTCTTGAGCCTCATTGTCCAG GCCCGCGACGATTCCCTCCACTTATAGCGCCACCTACATCTGTTACAAGGGAATCAGTAGTTGCATTTCCTCCATCTCTATCACCATCACAGACACCATTACTGTCACAGTCACCATCATCGCAATCAGAAGGAACAGGTCTAACAGCACCCAAATCTTCAGTCATGCCTGCAACCAGATCATTTCCAGGATTCTCACCTGCAAATGGCCCTGTTGGTAGGATTGCTTCTGCTTCTCCCTCTTTGGCGAATCCTATTCCCATTTGGATGCCCTCATTTATGTTGTTTCTTATAAAGTTGATGATCCCTGTGGCTTTTTAA
- the LOC137825205 gene encoding uncharacterized protein: protein MDDAIHGEVHDDRLEDMICDVGVESFIEAHEYGSMSSDAETPLYPGSTNFTRLSKVRVKIFIESLDRGIWDAIENDPFIPKLEKDGVFIDKLWSQWIDDENKRAKVSQCGSAKEMWDTVEVTHEGTNDVKRAMKETLIQEYEMFRMLKGESIADVKKRFTHIVNHLMSLGKVFDKEELNIKILKCLDRSWQPKVTAISESKDLTSLNTTSLF, encoded by the exons atggatgatgcAATACATGGTGAAGTacatgatgatcgattggaggacatgatttgTGATGTTGGAGTTGAGTCTTTTATAGAAGCGCATgaatatggaagtatgtcaagcgatgcagagactccattgtatcctggatcaactaacttcacacggttgtcaaag gtaCGTGTGAAGATCTTTATTGAATCTCTTGATAGAGGAAtatgggatgcaattgaaaatgacccttttattcctaaaCTTGAAAAGGATGGTGTTTTTATTGATAAGCTTTGGTCCCAATGGATTGATGATGAAAACAAAAGAGCAAA ggtctctcaatgcggatctgctaaggagatgtgggatactgtagaagtaactcatgaaggaactAACGATGTAAAGAGGGCAATGAAAGaaactctaatccaagagtatgagatgttcagaatgcttaaGGGAGAATCGATTGCGGATGTGAAAAAGCGGTTCACTCATATTGTCAATCACCTCATGAGTCTTGGAAAGGtctttgacaaagaagagttgaatatcaagattctcaaatgtcttgatagatcttggcaacctaaagtCACGGCTATCTCAGAATCAAAGGACTTGACATCTTTGAATACAACCTCCTTGTTTTGA
- the LOC137823733 gene encoding uncharacterized protein, with protein sequence MRSVEVAKTVLEVADVAWTAVEHTHHYRRHSHSVAPFESADDCPSDHDLKALRSENRRLRNLLDQNLKLLQNLSESPCLDNCPPDLNDRLVATMRSDEYLSRLKFLQQETASGGNQFPFKEATEVDYQSADILVNVDSQEPSWWVWVKDEIDPINIEEMSGIDDESYLVISEEHVVDGVANFMAKCIMSNPKALNFSPEELQKAISKALQGTSKLEKILDIWQAGKLFYTLATWGLALAGLYQSRALLRVAVKGVHSGSKLALKAL encoded by the exons ATGCGAAGCGTCGAGGTGGCCAAGACGGTGCTCGAGGTCGCCGACGTTGCATGGACCGCCGTTGAACACACACACCATTACCGCCGCCACAGTCATTCCGTCGCCCCCTTCGAATCCGCCGATGACTGCCCCTCCGACCATGATTTGAAGGCTCTGCGATCAGAAAATCGACGTCTCAGGAACTTACTCGACCAGAATCTGAAACTGCTCCAAAACCTCTCTGAATCGCCTTGCTTGGATAATTGTCCTCCCGAT TTGAATGACCGGTTAGTTGCTACCATGAGGTCTGATGAGTACCTGAGTCGGCTCAAGTTCCTACAGCAGGAAACTGCTAGCGGAGGAAATCAATTTCCTTTCAAGGAGGCCACTG AGGTTGATTATCAATCAGCTGACATTTTGGTCAATGTTGACTCTCAAGAACCCAGTTGGTGGGTTTGGGTTAAGGATGAGATAGATCCTATTAACATTGAGGAAATGAGTGGAATTGATGATGAGAGTTACTTGGTCATCAGTGAAGAACACGTGGTTGATGGTGTTGCCAACTTCATGGCCAAATGCATTATGTCAAACCCGAAAGCTCTG AACTTTTCACCGGAGGAACTGCAGAAAG CAATATCAAAAGCATTGCAAGGTACAAGCAAACTGGAGAAGATTTTAGATATTTGGCAGGCTGGAAAGTTGTTTTATACTCTGGCTACGTGGGGACTCGCTTTGGCTGG GCTTTACCAAAGTCGTGCATTGTTGAGAGTTGCTGTGAAAGGTGTTCACTCAGGAAGTAAACTTGCTCTCAAGGCTCTCTGA